One Streptomyces umbrinus genomic window, CCGGCAGCGCTCGGCCGTGCCCGGGGAGCCCGGGTCCAGGTCAACGGCCCGGCGCCGGTCCCGTACTCCTCCGGACGATCAGTTCGACCGGTACGACGCGGCCGACGGCCGGTTCGGGCGGGCCGTCCAGCTGGGACAGGAGCAGGTGCAGGGAACGGGTGCCGATCTCGGGGAAGTCGGTGCGGACCGTGGTCAGCGGAGGCAGCAGGTGCGCGGCCTCGGGGATGTCGTCGTAGCCGACGACGCTGACATCGTCGGGGACGCGGCGTCCCGCCTCATACAGGGCCCGCAGCAGGCCCAGCGCCATCTGGTCGTTGGAGGCGAAGATCGCCGTGACCTCGGGCCGGGCAGCCAGTCGGCGGCCCAGTTCGTAGCCCGAGTCGGCGCTCCAGTCACCGATGAGGGGCTCGGGGACCTCGGCCCCCGCCGCCTCCAGCGTGGCCCGCCATGCCTCCACCCTTCTGTCCGCCGACAGCCAGCCCGTGGGGCCCGCGATGTGCCAGACCGTCGTGTGGCCCAGCGCCAGCAGGTGTTCCGTGGCCTTGCGCGCGCCCGCCCGGTTGTCCGCCGTGACGAAGGACGCGTCCTTGCCCAGGTCGTTCTCCAGCACCATCAGCGGGGTGTCCAGCTGTGCCTCCGCCAGCGCCCTGCCCACCCAGCGCTGCGGGGCGATGGCTATCACACCGTCCGCGCCCTCGGCCGACAGCGTGTCCACGGCCCGTACGACGGTGGCCCGGTCCGCCGTGTCCAGAGCGATGGAACTTACCAGGTAACCGGCCTCCTGGGCCGCCGTGTTGATCGCGGTCAAGATCGAGGCGGGACCGAACCGCGCCGCGTCGAAGGAGATCACGCCCAGCATGCGCGTCCTGCCGCTCGCCAGGGAGCGTGCGCTGCGGCTCGGGCGGTAGCCGAGCGTACGCATGGCCGTCCGGACCGCCTCGCGGGTCTCGGGGCGGACGGACGGGTTGTCGTTCAGTACGCGGGAGACGGTCTGCTTGGAGACACCGGCCAGGCGCGCCACGTCGTCCATCACCGGCCGCGCCCCCGCGAAGTTGCGTCGGCTGCGACCCTTGGGAGGGCCTTGGGGCGGCGCGCCGTCACCGGCACTTCGGGTCATGACGGGTGATGTCCTTCGGGTTCGTCCCGGCGGTCGTGCCCCGCCCGGCTGGCCCACAGGATAGGCCGCCGGGAGGGAGCGGGCCCCGGCGGCCGGGCCTCGGGGGCTCAGCCCGCGCGCATCACCCACGTGCGGCCCGTCACCCACTCGACACGCCCGATCCGCGCCGCCACCGCTCCCCCGTCCCCGCTCGTCCGCGCCGCCACCGCTTCCCCGTCTCCGCTCGTCCGCGCCACCACCGCTTCCCCGTCTCCGCTCGTCTCCGCCACCACCGCTTCCCCGTCTCCGCTCGTCTCCGCTCCCCCAGTGCCGCCCGCCTCCGCCGCCACGTACACCCGGGCGTCCGCGTGCCGGGGCAGGACCCGCAGCCGCAGGCCCTCCTCGCGAAGGGCGTCCGCGGGGAGGCGGTCCAGGGCGATGTCCCAGACCCGCCCCGCGGCGAACTGGTCCGCCACGAGCGTGTCCCCCACGTACGCCCGCGCCACGTCTCCGGTCCAGTGGACGCGCAGGAGGGTGCCCGGGATCGGAAGACCGTCCGGCAGGGCGACGGCGTACTCGGCGGCCGCCGCCGTGTCGAAGTACTTGTCCGCCGGCGCGCTCGCCCGGCCCAGGACGCCCGTCACCGGCTCGGGCGCCGGTCCCGTGGCGGCCCGGATCAGCGTGGCCGACGCCTCCACGACGGTGTGGAGGCCGCCGCCCTGCACGGTGTAGCGCGTGAGCACCCCGTCCGCCGCCTCCCGAACAACGGCCCCGGTCACCCCCACCCCACTCGCCTCCGTCACCACCGGCGCCCGCTCCGGCGCAGGCAGCACCGCGAACGACGGTTCCCCGGCCAGCCGGCTGTGCACCCGCACCTCGCCCCGCCCCTGACCATCCTCCTGCCCATCTCCCTGCCCATCTCCCTGCCCTCGGCCGTCCCCCGCCTGCTCGTCGAAGACGACACCATCGGCGCAGAGCACCAGCCGCTCCGCTCCCCAGGCGACACCCCGGTAGGCGGTACGGGCCGTCGCCGCGTCCAGGACCAGGAGGCCCACCCGGTTGCCGTCCGTCGTGACGACCTCGACGAGGGCGTCGGTGCCGGGCCGCAGCCCGGTGATCAGGACGCGGCCGCCGGCCGAGGAGACCCGCCGCGTCGGCGCGTAGACCGACCTCAACGTGCTTGCGTCCAGGGCGAGTTCGGGGGCGATCCCGTCGACGGCGGCCAGCACCAGGACCGTACGACCGTCCGCGTCGACCGTGCAGACGGGCTGGGCGGTGGCCCAGTCGAGCCGCAGTCCGGCCACGTCGAGCCGTAACGGCCAGCAGAAATAGGCTCCTTGATGGACCGTCACCGGTGTGCTCGGAAACGTCAGTTCACCGGCGTCCGGGAACTCCACCGTGAACTGCGTGTCCGGATGGTCCGGCAGCGGTTCGTGCGGCTGATGGTTGTTGACGAAGAGGAACCCGGACTGCCCGTCCGCGCGGACCGCCCACCGGAGCGTCTCCCGGTCGTACTGCCCGGCCGGCCCCCGCTCGGGAAGCACGGACTCCATGGGCGCGATCAGATGACCGAAGTCGGCCAGCATCAGGTGCTGGAGCCGGAGTGCGTCGTACGAGGGCCGGTACTGGCCGTACTCCCCCAGCGGGGCCTGGAAGTCGTACGTGAGGACCGGCAGGTCGTTGGGATAGCCGGTGGCGTGGGACTCCTGAAGGGGCGTCAGCTCGCCCGGCGGATTCGTACCGCCGTGGAACATGTAGTAGCCCTGCCACACCGAGCCGCAGCCGATCTTGGTGAGGCCGAGGGCGCCCACGTCGGCCGTGTCGACGTACGGGCGGCGGTGATAGGCGACCGCCATTCCGCCGCCCAACTCGCAGGTGGCCCACGGGAATCGGTCCGTGGACGCAGGATCGCCACCGCGTACGACGGTCGGCCGCAGGTCCGCGCCGATGCCCTCGTCGTCGCGCTGGTGGGTGAAGAAGAAGTGCTTGCGGCAGGTGTCGGGCCAGCCGCCGTCCGCCTCCGTCCAGAAGGTCTCGGGGTAGCCGCCGTAGAGCGGAAGCAGTTCGTCGGGCGGGAGCTGGACCCCGCCCCACGCCGTCGACGTCCAGAGCGGAGCGCTCAGCCCGGCCTCCTGTGCCATGCGCTTCAGCGTCAGCAGATGGCCGGGCCGGTCGTAGAGCTCGTTCTCGATCTGGATCGCGACGATCGGGCCGCCGTGCGCGCGGTCGAGCCCGCGCAGCTGCCCGGCGATCGCCTCGAACCAGGTGCGTACGGGGGCCAGGTAGGCCGGATCGTCCGTGCGCGGGGTGCAGGCGCGGGCGAGCAGCCAGTCGGGGAGGCCGCCGTTGCGCACCTCCGCGTGGGACCAGGGACCGATACGAGGGATGAAGTCCAGCCCGTGGCGGCCACAGAGTTCGGCGAAACGCCGCAGGTCCCTGTCGCCGTCGAAGCGGATGCGGCCCTCGGCCTCCTCGTGGTGGATCCAGATGACGTAGCTGGCGACGGCGGTCACCCCGCCCGCCTTCATCTTCAGGAGTTCCTCCTCCCATTCCCGGGCCGGGTAACGGGTGTAGTGGAACTCGCCGGAGACCGGGAACCAGGGGCGGCCCCCGCGGGTGAGGTAGCGGCTGGTGACCTCGATCGGGTCGGGGACGCCGGTGGCGTCGGTGAAGGGGAGATGGCCTGCTAACGGGGGTGCGGCGGGCGCGGGAACGCGCAAGTGGTGGGGCATCAGGGCTTCACCGGGCCGAGGTCGGGCGTGTCGGTGAGCAGCGCGCGCGGGCCGGTCGTGGCCTGGAGCTCCAGCAGGACCAGTTCGTTGGTGCCGCGGCGCAGTACGGGTGCCGGGACGTACAGCGTGCGCTGCGGGCCGCGGTTCCAGTAGCGGCCGAGGTGGAAGCCGTTGACCCAGGCCTGGCCCTTGGTCCAGCCGGGCAGGGAGAGGAACGTGTCGGCGGGTGCGTGGACCTCGAAGGTGCCGTGGTGGAAGGCGGGACCGGCGTCCGAGGGCGCTTCGGACGCCGGGGCGAAGGGCACCGCGCCCAGGTTGTCCAGGGACAGCGGATGGCAGTCCCAACCCTGCAGGGCCGTGCCCTTGAAGGTGACCGGGCCGAGCAGCCCCTTCGGCGCACCGATGCGCGGGCCGTAGTTGACGCCGCCCATGTTCTCCACGAGCACGTCGAGCGAGGCGCCGGCCCGCGGAACGCGCACGGGCAGGGCCTCCTCGTGGCGTTCACGTTCGAGTACGCCGACGGGGGCGCCGTCCACGAAGACCTGGGCGCGGTCGCCGACGCCGCCCGAGAAGTGCAGGAGTCCGTCACCGTGGACCGGGACCGTGGTGCGGTAGAGGACGTAACCCGACCGCAGGCCCAGCTCCTCCGCGGTCACCGGGTCCGCGTCGACACGTACGGGCTTGGCCAGGGCGGTCGCGTGCGGGAGCAGCGCGGCCCGGCGGTCCAACTCCACTGTGGTGAGCGGGAGTTTGCGGGAAGGTGCCGGGACCGGCTCGTCGGGGACGGGGGCGTGGCGGGCGATCACCTCGCGGAAGGCGTGGTATTTGGGGCCGGGGTCGCCGGACTCGGTGAGGGCGGCGTCGTAGTCGTACGAGGTCACGATCGGCTCGTACGCGTGGTCGTGGTTCGCGCCGTTGGTGAAGGCGAAGTTGGTGCCGCCGTGGAACATGTAGATGTTCACGGACGCGCCCGCCGTGAGCAGCCGGTCGAGATCGGCGGCGGCGTCATCGGCATCCCTCACATGGTGCGGCTCGCCCCAGTGGTCGAACCAGCCGATCCAGAACTCCGCGCACATCAGGGGCCCTTCGGGCTGGTGTGCGCGCAGCTGCTGCAGGGAGGACTCGACTCTGCTGCCGAAGGTGCCGGTGCTGAGGACACCGGGCAGGCTGCCGGCCGCCAGGTGCTCGGGGTTGGCCTGGTCGCAGGTGAAGAGGAGTTCGTCGATGCCGCGCGAGCGCAGGGACTGGGCGAGGTGTTCGAGATACGCGGTGTCGTCGCCGTACGCCCCGTACTCGTTCTCCACCTGTACGGCGATCACCGGGCCGCCGTTCGCGGCCAGTTGGGGCACGATCGGGGGCAGCAGCAGGTCGAGGTAGCGGTCGAGCGCGTCCGTGAAGCGGGGGTCGCTGGAGCGCAGCCGGATGTCGGGGTCGGTGGTCAGCCACGAGGGCAGGCCGCCGCCGTCCCACTCGGCGCAGATGTACGGGCCGGGGCGCAGCAGGACGTGCAGTCCCTCGGAGCGGGCGAGGCGCAGAAAGCGCGGCAGGTCGAGGAAGCCGTCGAGGACGAGGGTGCCGGGCTCCGGCTGGTGGAGGTTCCACGGTACGTACGTCTCCACCGTGTTGAGCCCCATCAGACGGGCCTTGCGGAGCCGGTCGGTCCACTGGTCGGGGTGGATGCGGAAGTAGTGCATCGCGCCGGAGATGATGCGGAACGGCTCGCCGTGGAGGAGGAAACCGTCGGACGACGTCGTCAGAGCGGACATGCGGGAACTTCCTTTCGGTTCAACGGAGTTCGGGGCGGGACCGGCCGAGCCGGGCGGGGAGTCCTCGTCAGCCGACGTCGGCGTCGACAGGCCGCGTCGCACGGATCAGCCACACCGTCGCCGTCAGGCACAGTGCCGAGACCGCGCACAGCAGGAGGGGCACCGCACGGACGCCGGACCACTCGATGGCCTTGCCGAGTGCGGGTCCGGCCGCGACTCCGCCGACCATGGACGCGGCGATGACCACCGCTCCGGCCCTACGGGCCTTCGGGGCGGCCCTGTTGAGCCAGGGCAGCCCGGTGGGGAAGATCGGCGCGATGAACAGCCCGACACCGGCGTACGCGTAGGGGGCGAGCCCCGGTACGGCGGCCAGCAGCAGGCAGACCGTCATCCCCGCGCACGAGACCGTGATGATGGTCTGAGCCGAGTACCGGAGCGCGACCGGTGCCACGAGGAAACGGCCGACGGTCATCATCAGCCAGTACACGGAGGTTGCGGTGGCGGCGGCCCCGGCGCCGTAACCGACGGTCTCCAGATGGGTGGGCTCCCAGCCGCCGACGCCCGCCTCGATGCCCACGTGCAGGACGTAGAGGGTGACGAAGACGGCGAGTACGGACCCGAGGCTGCGGCCGAGCACCCGCCGTCCGCCCCGCTCCCCCGCCGGTTCGCCGGTGGCGGGATGCGGCACATGGTCGCGTACGCCCCTGAGGCAGAGCAGCAGCGGCAGGTTGGCGGCGGCGAAGACGAGGAAGACCGCCGGATAGTGCTCGGAGCCGATCAGGCCGATCACGGCCGGGCCGAGGATCGCGCCGATACCGAAGTGTGCGTTGAGGATGTTGAGCATGGCGGTCGAGCGATGGCCGAAGCCGACGGCGAACAACTGGTTGAGCCCGTAGTCGATGCCGCCGAAACCCAGCCCCGCGAGCAGGGCCGCGGCCAGGGCGAGCGGCCAGTTCGGCGCCAGCGCGAAGCCGGCCGCGCCGACGCCCATCAGCAGATACGAGGCGCCGAGGATCTGCCGGTTGCCGAGCCGCCCGTACAGCCGGTCGAAGAGGAGGACCCCCGCGACCCCGCCGACGAAGTGGGCGCTCAGCCCCAGTCCGGCGGCCGAGGGCGAAAGCCCGAACTCCTCGCGGAAGGCGGGGATCGCGGGACCGTACAGCGCCTGGAGCGCACCGATGAGGACGAAGCCGACACAGGAGGCGACGACCTCCGCCCGGCTGAACACGGGCTTGTCCGGGGCCACTTGGGCATGCTTCGGGACGCTCGCGACCGGTTGCGCGGTCGTCTGACCTGTCACGTGGTCACTCACGCGGGACTCCAGTGGACGGCCCACGCTCCCGTGGGCGACGAGCCGGCCCGGACGCCGGCGGCAGCGCTACGAGAACCATGATGTTACCGGTAACTCAAGCCGTCAAGATCTCTGCGGCAAGGCAGTGCGGGTGAGGTCGCGACCAGGCCGGGAGTCCGGCCGGGGACTCCCCGAGCCGGTCAGGACAGCGAGGCGCGCAGGGCGGCGTGGAGGCCGGCCGGGTCCGTCCAGTGCCGGGTCCTGGTCGGCGGCACCCGCCAGTGCAGGCCAGGAGCGTACGTACGGTGGCGCGGTGGGATGGCCACATGGGAGCCGGGGCCGAGGATCTGGGCCGGAGGGAGGTCCCAGTCGGCGGCCTCGCCGGGCGGGACGAGCCAGTAGAGGATGCCGCTGCCGCCGTAGCCGTCCTCGATGACGGCTCCCGTGCGCGGCCCGAGGTGTTCGAGGATGCTCAGGCCTGTGGCCAGCGGAACCCGCACCGCGTCCCACCACTCGCCGGCCGGCAGGGTCCGCACGTCCGGTCCGAGGGGACGCAGCCACCTGGGGACATCGCTGCTGGGCATGGTCCGGAACTCACCGCCTCTCGCACGGGAGCACGACCCTAGGGCGGACCCGGTTCACCAACTTGCCAGTACGCGTAGGGAACTTGTCGACATGCGCAGCACGTCCCACGCGCTCTCGTTCGCGAACCCTACGGCCGCGTAACGTCACTCGCCGTATTGGTGTTCGAGCAGTTCGCGTTTCAGATACTGGGAGGCTCCCATGTCAGAGCAGGGCTCCATCGTCATCGACCCGTCCGGTCGCGACATCCACGGCGAGGCGACACGGATACGGGAGCGCGGTCCGGTGACCCGAGTCGAGCTCCCCGACGGTGTGGAGGCCTGGGCGGTCAGCAGTACGGACCTGCTGAAGAAGCTGCTCACCGACCCACGGGTCTCGAAGGACCCGCGTCAGCACTGGCCGCTGTGGATCAACGGGGAGATCTCCCCGGAGTGGCCGCTGTTCACCTGGGTCGCCGTGCAGAACATGTTCACGGCGTACGGCGGAGAGCACAAACGCCTGCGGACCCTGGTGGCGAAGGCGTTCACCGCCCGCCGGACGGCCGCGCTCCAGCCGCGTGTCGAGGAGATCACCAAGTCCCTGCTCGACCGTATCGACGAGGCCGGGCGGCGGAGCGAGGTCGTCGATCTGCGCGAGGAGCTCTGCTATCCGCTGCCGATCCAGGTGATCAGCGAGCTGTTCGGACTGCCCGAGGAGAAGGGCGCGGAGCTGCGGGCCGTCGTGGACGGCATCTTCAACACCGCCGCCACGCCGGAGGAGGTCACGGACATCTATACGAGGCTGTACGCGGCCCTCGGCGAACTCGTCGCGGCCAAGCGGGAGTCGCCCGGCGACGACCTCACCTCCGCGCTCATCGCCGCGCGTGACGACGAGGGTGACACGCGGCTGAGCGAGCAGGAGCTGCTCGACACGCTGGTGTTGATGATCAGCGCGGGGCATGAGACGACGGTCAATCTCATCGACAACGCGATTCACGCTCTGCTGACCCATCCCGACCAGCTGGCGCACGTCCGGGCGGGGCGTGCCACGTGGGACGACGTGATCGAGGAGACCCTGCGGGTGCAGGCGCCGGTGGCCAGCCTGCCGTTGCGGTACGCCGTGGAGGACCTGGCGGTCGGTGAACTGGGCGGGCCCGAAGGTGTGGTGATCGCCAAGGGTGAGGCGATCCTCGCGGCGTACGCCGCCGCCGGGCGTAACCCCGTCGACCACGGGGTGGACGCCGACCGGTTCGACGTCACGCGCCTCGGCAAGGAGCACCTGGCCTTCGGCCATGGCGTCCACTTCTGCCTCGGCGCGCCGCTGGGCCGCATGGAGGCCCGCATCGCGCTCCCTGCCCTCTTCGAGCGCTACCCCGACCTCGAACTGGCCGTTCCTGACCAGGACTTGGCTCCGGTGGCCTCCTTCATCTCCAACGGTCACCGCTCCCTGCCGGTACGGCTGAACCCGGCCGGGTGACGGGTTCGGCCGGGGGCCACGCTGCGGGCCGGTGGGGGCCGGTCGCGCAGTTCCCCGCGCCCCTAAAAGCCCGTGGCCTGGGCCGGTTCATCACGTGCGGGTCCGTCGTGGTTGCTCGCGCCGTTCCCCGCGCCCCTAAAGACACCGGTGCCTGGGCCGGTTCGCCACGTGCCGGTCCGTCGTCGTTGCTCGCGCCGTTCCCCGCGCCCCTGAAGGGGCGCCCCCGCCGGTCCTCGCGACCCTAAAGGGGCGGCCCCCTCCATTGCCCGCGCCCTGGCGGGGCCCCGGTGGTCCCACGGGGCGGAGGGGACGTGGCGGGATGTGTGGCCGCAGCTTACGAGGAGACGGGGAGGCGGACACCTGGCAAGCGGGGGTTGCGGCCTCCGCTGCGGGCGGACATTCCGGCGCGGCCCCGCACCCGGACGACGGACGTCAGCCCCCACCCACCCCAGGGGCGCGGGGAACTGCGCGATCAGCCCCCACGCACCCGTGGACGAACACGAACCAGCCCCCCTACTCCCCCCGCCACCACGCCCGCAGCCGCGCCCACGCGCCCTCCGGGCGGACTGGCGGGGGCGCCGGCGCCTCCGGCTGCCCGGCGAACGCGGGCAGTGCGGGCCGCCCACCCTCCCGACCAGCCACCGTCTCCCCACTGACCGGCGCCACAGGAAACCGCACAGGCAACGAAGCCAACGCCCGGTGGAACGGCCCCGGCCGCCACTCCAGCTCCCCCACCGGCACCGCGAGCTCCACATCAGGCAACCGGTCGAGCAGCTTCTCGACCGCCACCGCCGCGATCAACCGGGCAGGGCTCTGCGCGGGGCAGTTGTGCGGCCCGGCGCTCCACGCCAGGTGGGCGCGATTCCCCGCACGCTGATCATTCGTCAGCGCCGGATCCGTGTTCGCGGCCGCGAGACTGATGACGACCGGATCACCGGCCCGCAGCAGCGTCCCCTCGTACACGACGTCCCGAACCGGATAGTGCACCGCGTAGTTGGCCATCGGCGGATCGGTCCACAGGACCTCGTCGAGAGCATCCTCCACCGGCAGGCTCCCACCGCCGAGGCTGCCCGCGAACCGGTCGTCGGAGAGCAGCAGCCGCAGACCGTTGGAGATCAGGTTCTGCTGGGGCTCGGTGCCCGCGCCCATGAGGACGACGAGCTCGTGGATCATCTCCTCGTCGGTGAGGGCGGCCGGGTGGGCCATCATCCAGGACGTCATGTCCTGCCCCGGCCGGGCCCGCTTGAGCGCGATGAGGTCGAGCAGGGTCACGGTGAGCAGCTCGTTGGCCTTCTCCGCGTCCACGCCGTCGAAGATCCCGGACATGCCCTCGACCAGCCGCTCACCGAGGTCGGGCGGGCACCCGAAGAGCCGGTTGAAGACGAGCAGCGGCAAGACCTGGGCGTACTCACCGAGCAGGTCCGCCTCGCCGCGCGGCGCGATCAGGTCGATCAGCGTGTCGGCGCTGCGCTCGACGTATCCGCGCAGGGTGTTGGGCTCGACGCGGGCCAGGCTGTCGGTGATGGCGCCGCGGAGCCTGCGGTGCTCCTCGCCGTCGGTGAACAGCGCGTTCGGCCGGTACATCATCATCGGCACGACCGGGCTGTCCGGCGCGACCGTGCCGTCGGCCAGGTCGCGCCAGCGGCGCGGGTCCTTGGAGAAGGTCTCCGGGCTGCGCAGGACGTGCAGCGCGGCCTCGTACCCGGTGACGAGGGTGGCGCGCACGCCGGGCGCGAGTTCGACGGGCGCGGTGTTGCCGTGCGCCCGCAGCTTCCCGTAGAGGGCACCAGGGTCGGCGGCGAACTCGGGGCCGTACATGGGGTGGTGGAAGGGGCAGCCCTCAGGTGGCGCGGAGACGGGGCCGGGGGCTTCGGGGGAGGTCACGCGTGCTCCAGTTCACTGTCGCCGGCGCTGCCGACAGTACCGGCACTGTCGTCGGCGCTGCCGGCATTGCGGGTGAGGAGGTACTCGACGAGGGCGATCAGCGCGTGCGTGGAGGAGATCCGGTCGCGGGCGTCGCACCGTACGAGGGGTGTTTCGGGGAGCAGGTCGAGGGCCTCGCGGACCTCTTCCAGGTCGTGCTCGGCGGAGGCGTCGTCGAAGTCGTTGAGGGCGACGGCGTACGGCAGGCCCAGTTCCTCCAGGACGCCCATGACGTCGAAGGACTGGCCGAGGCGGCGCGTGTCGGCGAGGACGAGCGCGCCGAGCGCGCCGCGGGTCATGTCCTGCCACAGCTCGGTGAAGCGCTGCTGGCCGGGGGTGCCGAAGAGGTACAGCACGAGGGAGTCGTTGAGGGTGAGGCGGCCGAAGTCGAGGGCGACGGTGGTGGTCGTCTTGTCCTTCGTGCCCGCGAGGTCGTCGACGAGCGCGCCGGCCTGGGTCATGACCTCCTCCGTGCGCAGCGGCCGGATCTCGGACAGCGCGCCGACGAAGGTGGTCTTGCCGACCGCGAAGTGCCCCACGATCAGGACCTTGACGGCGGTCTGCACACCGCTCGGCAGGTAGACGCCCCCGGCGGGGCTGTCTTCAGAGGCGGGCGCGGAGCCCATCGAGGACCTCCTGGAGGATGCGGGCCTCGGACGGCCGGGCGGACGGGATGGGGGCGCGGGTGACGACGTGGCCGCTGTCCATGAGGTCGGCGATCAGCACCTTGGTGACGCTGACCGGCAGCGCCAGATGTCCGGCCACCTCGGCGACGGACAGCGCGCCGGGCCGGCACAGCTCCATCAACGCCCGCTTCTCCGGGCTCAGTCCGGTCAGCGGCAGATCGTCGGCGGCGATCAGCAGCGTGACCAGGTCCAGGGTGTTGCGGGTCGGGTGGGAGCGGCCGTCGGTGACGACGTACGGCCGCACCAGCTTCCCTCCGGGACGCCTGGGCGGTGTCATGCCGGGCTGCCGGCGTCCCGCCGCGCCGGGCTGGTCAGTTCCTTGCCGAGCCGGTCGACGAGCTTGTGCATGCGGTACGTGACGGCCTCCATGTCCACGTGCTCGGTGGTGGACACCGCGAGGTAGGCGCCCTCGCCGGCGGCCACGAGGAAGACGTAGCCGTGCGCGAACTCGATCAGGGTCTGCCGCCAGGGGGTGTGCGGGCTGCCGCAGAACTCGGCGGTGCTGCGGCTGATCGACTGGACGCCGGAGAGCCCCGCGGCGAGCCGTTCGGCGTCGTCCCTGCCGATGTCCGCGGAGTGGGCGCGGAGCATGCCGTCGGCCGAGAGCAGGATCGCGTGCCGCGCCTCGGGGACCTTCAGGACCTCATCGAGCATCCAGCCCAACTCGTTGTTCGTGGTGGGCTCGATCATCCTTGGATGTTCCCTTCGTCTTCGTGGGGGGTGGTGTCCTGGGCGGCACGGCCGTGGAGCGTGCCGCGGGCGAACGCACCCATGCGGCGGGCGGTCTCCTCGGCCGAGCGGTCGCCGGGATCGTCGAGGGGCGCGGGCGGCTCCTGCGTTCCGGCGGCGGGCTCCGCCTGCGCCTGGGCCCGCCGGCGACGCTTGGGCAGTCCACCGGCCGTGGTCGCCGTGGCGGCCGCGGACGCCGTCTCCGCGGGCAACGGCAGCCCGGCGGACCGGCCGGCCACCGGCTCGTCGGCGGAGGCGGAGGCGGAAGGAGACACGGAAGCGGAGCCGGAGGACGGCGCGAGCGCCGCTTCGGACGTTTCGGCGGACACGGGCGTACGACCGGGCTCGGTGGTACGGGCGGACTCGGTGGTACGGGCGGACTCGGTCGTACGGGCCGACGCGGCCGGCGTACGGGAGGAGGCGGCGCGGGCGGGCGGTGCGGCGGTCACGGGCGGCAGCTCCTCCGCGATGTCCCGGTGCGTGAGCAGGGCGGACGGCAGGAACACGACGGCACGGACGCCTCCGTACGGGGAGCGGGTGTCGGCGGAGACGCTGAACCCGTAACGCGCGGCGAGCACGCCGATGACGGCGAACCCGAACTGGGGCGGGTCGTCGAGCCGGGTGACGTCCACCGCGTGCCGTCCGGACAGCAGGGCGGCGGCCCGCTCGGTCGCGTGGGCGTCCATGCCGACCCCCGCGTCGTCGATGATCACGCAGGCGCCGTTGTGCACGGACTGGACGTTGACCTCGACCTTGGTGTTGGGCTGCGAGTGGCGGGCCGCGTTGTCGAGCAGCTCGGCGATGGTGAGTACGACGGGCTCGACGGCCCGGCTCTCGACGGCGATGTCGGCCTGGCCGTGGATCTGTACACGCCGGTAGTCGCGGATGCGGGAGGTGGCACCGCGGACGACCTCGATCAGCGCGGAAGTGGAGCGCTGGCGGCCCGGCCAGGATCCGCACAGTACGGCGATGGCCTGGGCGCGGCGGCCGAACTGGGCGTTGGCGTGGTCGATTTCGAGCAGGTCGCGCAGGACGTCGGGGCGGTCGTGGCGGTCCTGCATGTCGGAGATGGCGACCTGCTGCTCGTTGGCCAGCGCCTGGATCGAGCGCATCGACGACTTCAGGGCGGCCTTCGCGGACTGGTCGGCGCGGGCCTGGGCGTGCTCCACGGCGGTGGCGAACCGCTCCAGGAC contains:
- a CDS encoding ATP-binding protein codes for the protein MKEQIPEAVFWCVAVGLLAVTVLLVRQRGITARLRRRTTELAEDVRTREDEVRHLVAVRLPALEDHGPQQPLAGVGLLDARLSGSGFAKSLDHVLERFATAVEHAQARADQSAKAALKSSMRSIQALANEQQVAISDMQDRHDRPDVLRDLLEIDHANAQFGRRAQAIAVLCGSWPGRQRSTSALIEVVRGATSRIRDYRRVQIHGQADIAVESRAVEPVVLTIAELLDNAARHSQPNTKVEVNVQSVHNGACVIIDDAGVGMDAHATERAAALLSGRHAVDVTRLDDPPQFGFAVIGVLAARYGFSVSADTRSPYGGVRAVVFLPSALLTHRDIAEELPPVTAAPPARAASSRTPAASARTTESARTTESARTTEPGRTPVSAETSEAALAPSSGSASVSPSASASADEPVAGRSAGLPLPAETASAAATATTAGGLPKRRRRAQAQAEPAAGTQEPPAPLDDPGDRSAEETARRMGAFARGTLHGRAAQDTTPHEDEGNIQG
- a CDS encoding DUF742 domain-containing protein, whose protein sequence is MTPPRRPGGKLVRPYVVTDGRSHPTRNTLDLVTLLIAADDLPLTGLSPEKRALMELCRPGALSVAEVAGHLALPVSVTKVLIADLMDSGHVVTRAPIPSARPSEARILQEVLDGLRARL
- a CDS encoding roadblock/LC7 domain-containing protein, with protein sequence MIEPTTNNELGWMLDEVLKVPEARHAILLSADGMLRAHSADIGRDDAERLAAGLSGVQSISRSTAEFCGSPHTPWRQTLIEFAHGYVFLVAAGEGAYLAVSTTEHVDMEAVTYRMHKLVDRLGKELTSPARRDAGSPA
- a CDS encoding cytochrome P450 family protein; this encodes MSEQGSIVIDPSGRDIHGEATRIRERGPVTRVELPDGVEAWAVSSTDLLKKLLTDPRVSKDPRQHWPLWINGEISPEWPLFTWVAVQNMFTAYGGEHKRLRTLVAKAFTARRTAALQPRVEEITKSLLDRIDEAGRRSEVVDLREELCYPLPIQVISELFGLPEEKGAELRAVVDGIFNTAATPEEVTDIYTRLYAALGELVAAKRESPGDDLTSALIAARDDEGDTRLSEQELLDTLVLMISAGHETTVNLIDNAIHALLTHPDQLAHVRAGRATWDDVIEETLRVQAPVASLPLRYAVEDLAVGELGGPEGVVIAKGEAILAAYAAAGRNPVDHGVDADRFDVTRLGKEHLAFGHGVHFCLGAPLGRMEARIALPALFERYPDLELAVPDQDLAPVASFISNGHRSLPVRLNPAG
- a CDS encoding cytochrome P450 is translated as MYGPEFAADPGALYGKLRAHGNTAPVELAPGVRATLVTGYEAALHVLRSPETFSKDPRRWRDLADGTVAPDSPVVPMMMYRPNALFTDGEEHRRLRGAITDSLARVEPNTLRGYVERSADTLIDLIAPRGEADLLGEYAQVLPLLVFNRLFGCPPDLGERLVEGMSGIFDGVDAEKANELLTVTLLDLIALKRARPGQDMTSWMMAHPAALTDEEMIHELVVLMGAGTEPQQNLISNGLRLLLSDDRFAGSLGGGSLPVEDALDEVLWTDPPMANYAVHYPVRDVVYEGTLLRAGDPVVISLAAANTDPALTNDQRAGNRAHLAWSAGPHNCPAQSPARLIAAVAVEKLLDRLPDVELAVPVGELEWRPGPFHRALASLPVRFPVAPVSGETVAGREGGRPALPAFAGQPEAPAPPPVRPEGAWARLRAWWRGE
- a CDS encoding GTP-binding protein, which encodes MGSAPASEDSPAGGVYLPSGVQTAVKVLIVGHFAVGKTTFVGALSEIRPLRTEEVMTQAGALVDDLAGTKDKTTTTVALDFGRLTLNDSLVLYLFGTPGQQRFTELWQDMTRGALGALVLADTRRLGQSFDVMGVLEELGLPYAVALNDFDDASAEHDLEEVREALDLLPETPLVRCDARDRISSTHALIALVEYLLTRNAGSADDSAGTVGSAGDSELEHA